One Flavobacterium sp. 90 DNA segment encodes these proteins:
- a CDS encoding DUF5908 family protein: MPIEIKELHIKINVSENSNSGAKPASSSSSSNEKDNVAECVEQVMKIIERKKER, from the coding sequence ATGCCAATTGAAATCAAAGAGCTTCACATTAAAATAAACGTGAGCGAAAATTCAAATTCGGGTGCAAAACCAGCTTCTTCTTCTTCATCCAGTAATGAAAAAGATAATGTGGCTGAGTGTGTCGAGCAAGTAATGAAGATTATCGAACGTAAAAAAGAACGCTGA